A DNA window from Motilibacter rhizosphaerae contains the following coding sequences:
- a CDS encoding 5-formyltetrahydrofolate cyclo-ligase: MPVTSDGAATAHPGKERLRAELRARRRARSAEERAEAARGLERVLLAASAAAGAGCVAAYLPVPGEPDVLPALRALAPRGVRVLVPLLRPDLDLHWAELPLGVAVVGSPVRPRLLEPDSPDLGPAALALADVVLVPALAVDRRGVRLGQGGGSYDRALPRARPGALLAAVVHADELVDGPLPAEEHDVRVTAALTPTGLVRLATGPDGP; the protein is encoded by the coding sequence GTGCCGGTGACGAGCGACGGGGCCGCGACTGCCCACCCGGGCAAGGAGCGGCTGCGCGCGGAGCTGCGGGCCCGGCGCCGGGCCCGGTCCGCGGAGGAGCGCGCGGAGGCCGCGCGCGGGCTCGAGCGGGTCCTGCTGGCCGCCTCCGCCGCGGCGGGCGCGGGCTGCGTCGCGGCGTACCTCCCGGTGCCCGGCGAGCCGGACGTCCTCCCCGCCCTGCGCGCCCTCGCCCCGCGGGGCGTCCGCGTCCTCGTCCCGCTGCTGCGCCCCGACCTCGACCTGCACTGGGCCGAGCTCCCCCTGGGCGTCGCCGTCGTGGGCTCGCCGGTGCGCCCGCGCCTGCTCGAGCCGGACTCCCCCGACCTCGGTCCCGCGGCCCTCGCGCTCGCCGACGTCGTGCTCGTCCCCGCGCTGGCCGTCGACCGGCGGGGGGTGCGCCTCGGGCAGGGCGGCGGGTCCTACGACCGGGCGCTGCCCCGCGCCCGGCCGGGCGCCCTGCTCGCCGCCGTGGTCCACGCCGACGAGCTGGTGGACGGCCCACTGCCCGCGGAGGAGCACGACGTGCGCGTGACCGCCGCGCTCACCCCCACCGGGCTGGTGCGCCTCGCGACGGGACCGGACGGCCCGTGA
- a CDS encoding potassium/proton antiporter — MTVGQLDAVLLVGALVLLLAIATSRLSAGTGLPSLVLYVGLGMLIGEDGLGVRFDDPQLAQVLGYAALVVILAEGGLTTRWSSVRSSVGLAASLSTLGVAVSVLVTALLAEPLLGLDLRTAALLGAVLASTDAAAVFSLLRHVPLPERLAGALEAESGFNDAPVVIVVAALAQAPLEPSDGWRLPLLLLWELGAGSAVGLGVGALGAWSLRRVALPSAGVFPLAVVAVCVLAYAGAAVPHASGFLAVYVAGLVLGNGRLPHRPATRGFVEGLGWLAQIGLFVMLGLLASPSRLPGVVLPALALSAVLLLVARPLAVAVAVAPFALLRRWGLRVQPVPWRHGAFLSWAGLRGGVPIVLATVPVVEHVPGAQRLFGVVLVLVVVSTLVQAPTLGRAATLLRLADPLAAREIDVEASPLGLLGADLLEVRVPAGSQIAGVEVFELRLPAGASLALVVREGVAEVPTPRTVLRAGDELLLVVTPEARTRTEHRIAEVSRHGRLGRWTAPPA; from the coding sequence GTGACCGTCGGCCAGCTCGACGCGGTGCTCCTCGTGGGCGCCCTCGTGCTCCTCCTCGCGATCGCGACCTCGCGGCTGTCCGCCGGCACCGGGCTGCCCTCGCTCGTGCTGTACGTCGGGCTCGGCATGCTCATCGGCGAGGACGGGCTGGGCGTGCGCTTCGACGACCCGCAGCTGGCGCAGGTGCTGGGCTACGCCGCGCTCGTCGTCATCCTCGCCGAGGGCGGGCTCACGACCCGGTGGAGCTCCGTGCGCTCCTCGGTCGGGCTGGCGGCCTCGCTGTCGACCCTCGGCGTCGCCGTGTCGGTCCTCGTCACGGCCCTGCTGGCCGAGCCGCTGCTCGGGCTCGACCTGCGCACGGCCGCCCTGCTCGGCGCCGTGCTGGCCTCGACCGACGCGGCCGCGGTCTTCAGCCTGCTGCGCCACGTCCCGCTGCCCGAGCGCCTCGCCGGCGCGCTGGAGGCCGAGTCCGGGTTCAACGACGCGCCGGTCGTCATCGTCGTCGCCGCCCTCGCGCAGGCGCCGCTGGAGCCGTCGGACGGCTGGCGGCTGCCGCTGCTGCTGCTCTGGGAGCTCGGGGCCGGATCGGCCGTCGGGCTCGGGGTCGGGGCGCTCGGCGCCTGGTCGCTGCGCCGCGTCGCGCTCCCGAGCGCCGGCGTCTTCCCGCTCGCGGTGGTCGCGGTCTGCGTGCTCGCGTACGCCGGGGCCGCCGTCCCGCACGCGAGCGGCTTCCTCGCGGTCTACGTCGCCGGGCTGGTGCTGGGCAACGGCCGGCTGCCGCACCGGCCGGCGACGCGCGGCTTCGTCGAGGGGCTCGGCTGGCTCGCCCAGATCGGCCTGTTCGTCATGCTGGGGCTGCTCGCGTCCCCGTCCCGGCTGCCCGGCGTCGTGCTGCCCGCGCTGGCGCTCTCGGCCGTGCTCCTCCTCGTCGCCCGACCGCTGGCGGTCGCCGTGGCGGTCGCGCCGTTCGCGCTGCTGCGCCGGTGGGGGCTGCGCGTGCAGCCGGTGCCGTGGCGCCACGGGGCCTTCCTCTCCTGGGCCGGGCTGCGCGGCGGCGTCCCCATCGTGCTGGCGACCGTGCCGGTGGTGGAGCACGTCCCCGGCGCGCAGCGGCTCTTCGGCGTCGTCCTCGTCCTCGTCGTGGTGAGCACGCTCGTGCAGGCCCCGACGCTCGGGAGGGCCGCGACCCTGCTCCGCCTCGCCGACCCGCTCGCCGCGCGGGAGATCGACGTCGAGGCCAGCCCGCTCGGCCTGCTCGGCGCGGACCTGCTCGAGGTGCGCGTCCCCGCCGGTTCGCAGATCGCCGGCGTCGAGGTCTTCGAGCTGCGGCTCCCGGCGGGCGCGTCGCTCGCCCTCGTCGTGCGCGAGGGGGTCGCCGAGGTCCCGACACCGCGGACGGTCCTGCGCGCCGGCGACGAGCTGCTGCTCGTCGTCACGCCGGAGGCCCGCACCCGCACCGAGCACCGGATCGCCGAGGTCTCCCGGCACGGCCGCCTCGGCCGCTGGACCGCACCCCCCGCCTGA
- a CDS encoding endonuclease/exonuclease/phosphatase family protein: MRIATFNLLSGRAMGSEDADPEQLRRAVRTLDADVLALQEVDRHQERSGGVDQTALVAEAVGARAWRFVPALVGTPGGTWRAAGPADEECDGVGSHEPAAYGIALVSRLPVISWKVVRLRPVPVVTPLRLGHPGERKRLVWVRDEPRTAVVAVVEGPDGPVTVANTHLSFVPRWNVAQLRRLVGALEDEPRPQVLVGDLNMPAGLPRWLCREWRQLVSERTWPAHTPRVQLDHVLGRGGVPDGATGYAVELELSDHRALVVDVPDGVGAGADHGVRLTGHAGG, translated from the coding sequence GTGCGCATCGCGACCTTCAACCTGCTCTCCGGCCGCGCCATGGGGAGCGAGGACGCCGACCCCGAGCAGCTGCGCCGCGCCGTCCGCACCCTGGACGCCGACGTCCTCGCGCTGCAGGAGGTCGACCGGCACCAGGAGCGCTCCGGCGGCGTGGACCAGACCGCCCTCGTGGCCGAGGCGGTCGGCGCCCGGGCCTGGCGCTTCGTGCCCGCGCTCGTCGGCACGCCCGGCGGCACGTGGCGCGCCGCCGGACCCGCGGACGAGGAGTGCGACGGGGTGGGGTCGCACGAGCCGGCGGCGTACGGCATCGCCCTGGTCTCCCGCCTGCCCGTCATCTCGTGGAAGGTCGTCCGGCTGCGCCCCGTGCCCGTCGTGACGCCGCTGCGGCTCGGCCACCCGGGCGAGCGCAAGCGCCTCGTGTGGGTGCGCGACGAGCCCCGGACCGCGGTCGTCGCCGTGGTCGAGGGGCCGGACGGGCCGGTGACCGTGGCCAACACGCACCTGTCGTTCGTCCCGCGCTGGAACGTCGCGCAGCTGCGCCGGCTGGTCGGCGCGCTGGAGGACGAGCCGCGCCCGCAGGTGCTCGTCGGCGACCTCAACATGCCGGCCGGGCTGCCGCGCTGGCTGTGCCGCGAGTGGCGCCAGCTCGTCAGCGAGCGGACCTGGCCGGCGCACACCCCGCGGGTGCAGCTCGACCACGTGCTCGGCCGCGGCGGGGTGCCCGACGGCGCCACCGGGTACGCCGTGGAGCTCGAGCTCTCCGACCACCGCGCGCTCGTGGTGGACGTCCCCGACGGGGTGGGGGCGGGCGCCGATCACGGCGTACGCCTGACGGGGCACGCGGGCGGGTGA
- a CDS encoding STAS domain-containing protein, with the protein MEHVDLVVPTVLVLEGEIDLHRSEELRTAAVAFEASGATVLVVDLSAVTFLDSAGLAFLARVARCAQQRGGLVRVLRPTPIVRRALEVSGLLALLHVLDAE; encoded by the coding sequence GTGGAGCACGTCGATCTGGTCGTCCCCACCGTGCTCGTCCTCGAGGGCGAGATCGACCTGCACCGCAGCGAGGAGCTCCGCACCGCCGCCGTCGCCTTCGAGGCGTCGGGCGCGACCGTGCTCGTCGTCGACCTCTCTGCCGTGACCTTCCTCGACAGCGCCGGGCTCGCCTTCCTCGCGCGGGTGGCCCGCTGCGCCCAGCAGCGCGGCGGCCTCGTCCGCGTGCTGCGGCCGACGCCCATCGTGCGCCGCGCCCTCGAGGTGAGCGGCCTGCTCGCGCTGCTCCACGTCCTCGACGCCGAGTAG
- a CDS encoding PAS domain-containing protein encodes MGPSTPDPVALLAEQSPTGVAVVDSDGTVTYANPALARLLGRTAAGLVGTPLEALLHRDGPPAASLLLPAYGVQEAERRFPTPQGEVVGLVTAAVVPGVAGRVLYVEDVTRVASLEREVHTGHLADPETGLAGGALLRDRLEHALALRDRDPSRAVSCCIVAVPDEGDLATVARALVETVRSTDTLARVDRTLVVVCEDTNDRGMRALRHRLRGLAEVQEQGATIGVATARAGQSAFDLLNTARQGAREDLARRWADDAPLAEASA; translated from the coding sequence ATGGGCCCCAGCACCCCGGACCCCGTCGCCCTGCTCGCTGAGCAGAGCCCCACGGGAGTCGCGGTCGTCGACAGCGACGGCACCGTCACCTACGCCAACCCCGCTCTCGCGCGGCTGCTCGGCCGGACCGCCGCCGGTCTCGTCGGCACGCCGCTCGAGGCGCTGCTGCACCGCGACGGGCCGCCGGCGGCGAGCCTGCTGCTGCCGGCGTACGGCGTGCAGGAGGCCGAGCGGCGCTTCCCGACCCCGCAGGGCGAGGTCGTCGGCCTCGTCACCGCCGCGGTCGTGCCCGGCGTCGCGGGCCGCGTGCTCTACGTCGAGGACGTCACCCGCGTCGCCTCACTCGAGCGCGAGGTCCACACCGGCCACCTCGCCGACCCGGAGACCGGGCTGGCCGGCGGCGCGCTGCTCCGCGACCGGCTCGAGCACGCGCTCGCGCTCCGCGACCGGGACCCGTCCCGCGCGGTGAGCTGCTGCATCGTCGCCGTGCCCGACGAGGGCGACCTGGCGACGGTCGCGCGCGCCCTGGTCGAGACCGTCCGCTCGACCGACACGCTCGCCCGCGTCGACCGCACCCTCGTCGTCGTCTGCGAGGACACCAACGACCGCGGCATGCGGGCGCTGCGCCACCGGCTGCGCGGCCTCGCCGAGGTGCAGGAGCAGGGCGCGACGATCGGGGTCGCCACCGCGCGAGCCGGGCAGAGCGCGTTCGACCTGCTCAACACCGCCCGGCAGGGCGCCCGCGAGGACCTGGCGCGCCGCTGGGCCGACGATGCGCCGCTCGCCGAAGCGTCGGCCTGA
- a CDS encoding TolB family protein, which produces MRRSPKRRPDSRALLAPLLLAGAVAAAPPASAGGPAGAYAVVADGGTVWAVPLQGAPRRLLDNAGAGAEVALSADGALLAVFGPAGVLVADTRTGEAREVLAHRAYPGAFSPDDRTLYVGELDASQRDGDVRALDLATGTSTVVADPPLPVRHVALASDGRTLGYTTAAVTTGAWANGEAHVVDLATGADSRVGLPGDFYVGIALAPAGPLLTRLEPADTGRTRVSVVDAAGRSLVRGDALLLSPVSTPAGTYAVRVVPPRSGDPDPSAELDLVAPGGARARTVVAHLPGSGSSLGVATGPPPHALRLRSRVVAASLELAGDPVAGAPLDVAVDARTDGPGSASATLDVRPVGSSRWRAYATVPVRDGAADVPLVLERSADVRLRAGARVVSAVTRVPVAWAVSATGRREGGTLVLAGRVRGASGGRVLVLRLVDGRWQPLRSAAVTGGRFSLRLRLPAAALVVVVRPADAAHAAGASSPLSGTGASAGGGAAGD; this is translated from the coding sequence ATGCGCCGCTCGCCGAAGCGTCGGCCTGACTCCCGCGCGCTGCTCGCGCCCCTCCTGCTCGCGGGAGCGGTCGCGGCGGCACCCCCGGCGTCGGCGGGCGGTCCCGCCGGCGCGTACGCGGTGGTGGCCGACGGCGGCACGGTCTGGGCGGTGCCCCTCCAGGGCGCTCCCCGCCGCCTGCTCGACAACGCCGGGGCGGGCGCCGAGGTCGCGCTGAGCGCGGACGGCGCACTGCTCGCGGTCTTCGGGCCGGCCGGCGTGCTCGTCGCCGACACCCGGACCGGCGAGGCGCGCGAGGTGCTGGCTCACCGGGCGTACCCCGGGGCGTTCTCGCCCGACGACCGCACGCTCTACGTCGGCGAGCTCGACGCCTCGCAGCGCGACGGGGACGTGCGCGCCCTCGACCTCGCGACCGGCACGAGCACGGTCGTGGCCGACCCGCCGCTGCCCGTGCGCCACGTCGCGCTCGCCTCCGACGGGCGCACGCTGGGCTACACCACCGCCGCCGTGACGACGGGGGCGTGGGCCAACGGCGAGGCGCACGTCGTCGACCTCGCGACCGGCGCCGACAGCCGCGTCGGGCTGCCCGGGGACTTCTACGTCGGCATCGCCCTCGCGCCCGCCGGGCCGCTGCTCACCCGCCTCGAGCCCGCCGACACCGGGCGCACCCGCGTCTCCGTCGTGGACGCGGCTGGCCGGTCGCTCGTCCGCGGCGACGCGCTCCTCCTCTCGCCTGTCTCGACCCCCGCCGGCACGTACGCCGTCCGCGTGGTGCCGCCGCGCAGCGGCGACCCCGACCCGAGCGCCGAGCTCGACCTGGTCGCGCCCGGCGGCGCGCGCGCCCGGACCGTCGTCGCGCACCTGCCCGGCAGCGGCAGCAGCCTGGGCGTCGCGACCGGCCCGCCGCCGCACGCGCTGCGCCTGCGCAGCCGGGTGGTCGCGGCCTCGCTCGAGCTCGCCGGCGACCCGGTCGCGGGCGCACCGCTGGACGTCGCCGTCGACGCCCGCACCGACGGCCCGGGCAGCGCGAGCGCCACGCTCGACGTCCGGCCCGTGGGCAGCAGCCGCTGGCGCGCGTACGCGACGGTGCCCGTCCGCGACGGCGCGGCGGACGTGCCGCTCGTGCTCGAGCGCTCGGCCGACGTGCGGCTGCGGGCCGGTGCCCGTGTCGTCAGCGCCGTGACCCGCGTCCCGGTCGCGTGGGCGGTGAGCGCGACCGGCCGGCGGGAGGGCGGCACCCTCGTGCTCGCGGGCCGCGTCCGCGGGGCCAGCGGCGGGCGCGTGCTCGTGCTGCGGCTCGTCGACGGGCGCTGGCAGCCCCTGCGGAGCGCGGCCGTCACCGGCGGCCGGTTCTCGCTCCGCCTGCGGCTGCCCGCCGCGGCACTGGTCGTCGTCGTGCGGCCCGCCGACGCGGCGCACGCCGCCGGGGCCTCCTCGCCGCTGTCGGGGACGGGCGCCAGCGCCGGCGGCGGGGCGGCGGGCGACTGA